From one Butyricimonas faecihominis genomic stretch:
- the dnaB gene encoding replicative DNA helicase yields MAKKPEYNYKSLQTEYGKMPPQAVDLEEAILGSLMLEKDAFITVSDFLKPECFYKEAHQKIYRGIQNLSLNNEPVDILTVSEEMKRLGELEEIGGYYYLAQLTSKVASAAHIEFHARIVVQKYIQRELIRVCTDIQNKAYDEATDVADLVDMAQKQVFEIAEGNIKKETTAINALIDEAIKGIEIAGKRADGLSGVPSGFNALDEVTSGWQPSDLVIIAARPSMGKTAFVLSMTRNMAVNHNQPIALFSLEMSSVQLVNRLIASETELGSEKIRNGKLSEEEWQQLHSKIKALIKAPIYVDDTPALSIFELRAKCRRLQQRYGIKVLIIDYLQLMTAGADMRGNREQEVSMISRQLKIIAKELNIPVIALSQLNRGVEQRTGDAKKPMLSDLRESGAIEQDADMVLFIHRPERYGIMEDSMGNSLKGIADIIIAKHRNGAVGEIQLRFRNELAQFCDLEEVSPFASGGSTVKTVTFGSRMNEDAAPQMPQLDSDFQEGGKSFENPANSSKAPF; encoded by the coding sequence ATGGCGAAGAAACCGGAGTATAATTACAAGTCATTACAAACCGAATACGGGAAAATGCCACCGCAGGCCGTGGATCTGGAGGAGGCTATCTTGGGATCTCTGATGTTGGAGAAGGATGCGTTTATTACCGTGAGTGACTTCTTGAAACCGGAATGTTTTTATAAGGAGGCACATCAAAAGATATACAGGGGAATTCAAAACCTTTCCTTGAATAACGAACCGGTGGATATTCTTACCGTGAGCGAGGAGATGAAACGTTTGGGGGAACTGGAAGAGATCGGGGGATATTACTATCTGGCTCAACTGACTTCGAAGGTGGCATCCGCGGCTCATATCGAGTTCCACGCCCGTATTGTGGTGCAGAAATATATTCAGCGGGAATTGATTCGGGTTTGTACCGACATTCAGAACAAGGCATACGACGAGGCAACAGACGTGGCCGACTTGGTGGATATGGCCCAAAAGCAGGTGTTCGAGATTGCCGAGGGAAATATAAAGAAAGAGACAACGGCTATTAATGCTTTAATTGATGAAGCGATCAAGGGAATCGAGATTGCCGGTAAACGTGCAGATGGATTGAGTGGGGTTCCTTCCGGGTTCAACGCTTTGGATGAAGTGACTTCCGGTTGGCAGCCTTCCGATCTCGTGATTATTGCCGCCCGTCCCTCTATGGGTAAAACGGCATTCGTGTTGTCCATGACCCGGAATATGGCGGTGAACCATAACCAGCCCATCGCATTATTCTCTTTGGAGATGTCTTCGGTGCAGTTAGTGAACCGTCTGATTGCTAGCGAGACCGAGTTGGGTTCCGAGAAAATACGTAATGGTAAGTTAAGCGAGGAAGAGTGGCAACAGTTACACTCGAAAATTAAAGCCTTGATCAAGGCCCCGATATACGTGGATGATACCCCGGCCCTCTCTATATTCGAGTTGAGGGCCAAGTGTCGCCGTCTGCAACAAAGATATGGAATCAAGGTGTTGATTATCGACTATTTGCAGTTGATGACTGCCGGGGCGGATATGCGGGGAAACCGGGAACAGGAGGTAAGTATGATTTCGCGGCAGTTGAAGATTATTGCCAAGGAATTAAATATACCGGTGATCGCCTTGTCCCAGTTGAATCGTGGGGTTGAGCAGCGTACGGGTGATGCCAAGAAACCGATGTTGTCTGACTTGCGTGAATCCGGGGCCATCGAGCAGGATGCCGATATGGTGCTTTTCATTCACCGTCCGGAACGTTACGGGATCATGGAGGATAGTATGGGAAACAGCTTGAAAGGGATTGCCGATATTATTATAGCCAAGCATCGTAACGGTGCGGTAGGGGAGATTCAGTTGCGGTTCCGTAACGAGTTGGCACAATTCTGTGATTTGGAAGAAGTTTCTCCGTTTGCATCGGGAGGTTCTACCGTAAAGACGGTTACTTTCGGCTCCCGGATGAACGAGGATGCGGCTCCACAAATGCCACAATTGGATTCCGATTTCCAAGAGGGAGGCAAGAGTTTCGAGAATCCGGCGAATAGTAGTAAAGCACCGTTTTAA
- a CDS encoding 3'-5' exonuclease, with the protein MFLFFDTETTGLPQRWNAPVTDVDNWPRLVQLAWIMCDDKGNIIEERSDIIKPEGFSIPVEASRVHGITTIKAQEEGQDLLSTLELFSDKIDVAYALIGHNISFDECIVGAEFERKRMMTSLFLKPKYCTMKMSTNYCKLPGGKQGFKSPKLSELHQVLFGEGFENAHDALADVRATVRCFWKLKELKVI; encoded by the coding sequence ATGTTTTTATTTTTTGACACGGAAACGACGGGACTTCCGCAGCGTTGGAATGCTCCCGTGACGGACGTTGATAATTGGCCCCGGTTGGTGCAGCTTGCGTGGATTATGTGTGACGATAAGGGGAATATTATCGAGGAACGTAGCGATATTATTAAACCGGAAGGGTTTTCTATTCCGGTGGAGGCATCCCGTGTACACGGGATTACCACGATAAAAGCCCAAGAGGAAGGGCAAGATTTGTTATCCACCTTGGAGCTGTTTTCGGATAAGATAGATGTGGCCTATGCATTGATCGGGCATAATATCAGTTTTGACGAATGTATTGTGGGGGCTGAATTCGAGCGGAAACGGATGATGACTTCTTTATTTCTGAAACCGAAATACTGTACGATGAAAATGTCCACGAATTATTGTAAATTGCCGGGTGGAAAACAGGGATTCAAATCTCCGAAATTATCCGAGTTACACCAGGTTCTGTTCGGGGAGGGATTCGAGAATGCCCATGATGCTTTGGCGGACGTGCGGGCAACTGTTCGTTGTTTCTGGAAATTGAAAGAGTTAAAAGTGATTTAA